A window of Costertonia aggregata contains these coding sequences:
- a CDS encoding ABC transporter permease, which yields MFDIERWQEIFDTIRKNKLRTFLTGLSVASGIFILVILLGFGQGMRNGIAAEFKEDAATSLWVWPRRTTVEYKGLNPGRQIQLRNGDFETITTSMNTDFEKASVLFFPRDVQVVYKNDLLVYNLAGTNGDLQTIENEFLSEGRYINETDVRQNAKVAVISNKIKREVFGDIETPIGEYLTISGAGFKVVGVFGEYGENEGEEERIFVPITTAQLTFNGADRINNMNFMLPELESFDEMVANNTVFTDQLMRYLKQKHNVSPEDERAIRIWNPIQEAKRYYALIGGIKLFFWVVGLLTIIAGVVSVSNIMLIVVKERTREIGIRKALGAKPWSIIVMIMHEAIFVTAIAGFAGLIFSMGLLELVGPHVEVDYVLNPSVNFNVAFSTVILLIVVGALAGFFPAWKAVKVQVIEALRDE from the coding sequence ATGTTCGATATCGAGAGATGGCAGGAAATCTTCGATACCATTCGAAAAAATAAACTTCGCACTTTCCTTACCGGTCTTTCCGTAGCTTCCGGAATATTTATACTTGTAATTTTATTGGGTTTTGGTCAGGGAATGAGAAATGGCATAGCTGCCGAATTTAAAGAGGACGCTGCGACTAGTTTATGGGTTTGGCCAAGGAGAACCACCGTAGAGTACAAAGGTCTTAATCCGGGTCGGCAAATACAACTTCGTAATGGGGATTTTGAGACCATTACAACATCAATGAATACCGATTTTGAAAAGGCATCGGTTTTGTTTTTTCCAAGGGATGTACAAGTGGTTTATAAAAATGATTTGTTGGTATATAATTTAGCTGGTACAAATGGGGATTTACAAACAATAGAAAACGAATTTTTATCGGAAGGTAGATATATTAACGAAACTGACGTACGGCAAAATGCCAAAGTTGCGGTCATTAGCAATAAAATCAAAAGAGAAGTATTTGGGGATATCGAAACTCCGATAGGGGAGTATTTGACGATATCGGGTGCTGGTTTCAAGGTCGTTGGGGTCTTTGGCGAATATGGCGAGAACGAAGGAGAGGAGGAGCGTATCTTCGTACCGATAACAACGGCACAATTAACCTTTAATGGGGCAGATAGAATCAATAATATGAATTTTATGCTGCCCGAGCTAGAATCTTTTGATGAAATGGTAGCCAACAATACTGTTTTCACCGATCAGTTAATGCGGTATCTTAAGCAAAAACACAATGTATCTCCCGAGGACGAGCGTGCCATTCGTATTTGGAACCCTATCCAAGAAGCCAAACGCTACTATGCATTAATAGGGGGAATCAAACTCTTTTTTTGGGTTGTTGGTCTCTTGACGATAATCGCAGGTGTAGTGAGTGTTAGTAACATCATGTTGATCGTTGTAAAAGAACGCACACGCGAAATAGGCATACGAAAAGCTCTAGGTGCCAAACCATGGTCAATTATAGTTATGATAATGCATGAGGCGATTTTTGTAACCGCAATCGCGGGTTTTGCGGGACTAATATTCAGTATGGGGCTTTTAGAACTTGTAGGCCCGCATGTAGAGGTAGATTATGTCCTAAATCCATCGGTAAACTTCAATGTGGCTTTTTCTACTGTTATTTTACTCATTGTAGTAGGTGCTCTGGCGGGTTTTTTTCCTGCATGGAAGGCTGTTAAGGTTCAGGTAATCGAAGCCTTACGGGATGAATAA
- a CDS encoding DUF420 domain-containing protein: MDTIAAKEKKFNTLITIVSIIVPVVVALLFRVKIPNVEPLSFLPPIYASINGLTAVLLIVAVWAIKNGKRELHQKLMTTCIALSLLFLLMYIGYHMTSESTAFGGEGIIRYVYYFILISHIFLSIAIIPLVLKTYARAYLKKFESHRKLAKITFPIWLYVAITGVVVYIMISPYYAN, encoded by the coding sequence ATGGATACCATTGCTGCAAAGGAGAAAAAATTCAATACACTTATAACTATTGTGTCAATAATAGTACCAGTTGTCGTGGCACTTTTGTTTCGAGTAAAAATACCGAACGTAGAGCCTTTGAGTTTTCTCCCCCCCATATACGCGTCCATAAATGGTTTAACGGCCGTTTTATTGATAGTGGCGGTTTGGGCGATAAAAAACGGAAAGCGGGAACTACATCAAAAATTGATGACAACGTGTATTGCATTGTCCTTGCTTTTTTTATTAATGTATATCGGCTATCACATGACATCGGAGTCCACCGCTTTTGGAGGAGAAGGAATCATAAGATATGTGTACTATTTTATATTGATCAGTCATATTTTTTTATCGATAGCCATTATTCCCTTGGTTCTAAAAACATATGCGAGGGCGTATTTAAAGAAATTTGAGAGTCATAGAAAATTGGCCAAGATCACGTTTCCCATTTGGTTGTATGTTGCCATAACCGGGGTAGTGGTCTACATCATGATTTCACCCTATTATGCAAATTGA
- a CDS encoding SCO family protein → MNKKYTYVWVSLIILVFGIIFIPRIINRIKQGTIVESDRMSGTASPIYLEYVKDSKGNKRKVPAFEFINQDSLVISNADYLGKVYVVEFFFTTCPTICPIMTDNLISIQDEFKDSDAFGVASFTINPRYDTPKVLKEYAEKYGITDLDWHLLTGDREAVYNLANNGFYLGAEENDKVAGGFEHSGMFALVDKQGYIRSRKDKFGNPIIYYRGMVAEEKGVNKDGEKEQISILKQDIKKLLEE, encoded by the coding sequence ATGAATAAAAAATATACATATGTTTGGGTATCATTGATAATATTGGTTTTTGGAATCATTTTTATACCAAGGATTATCAACAGGATAAAACAAGGCACTATTGTCGAAAGCGACCGAATGAGCGGTACCGCAAGCCCCATTTATCTTGAATATGTAAAAGATAGCAAAGGCAACAAGAGAAAGGTCCCGGCTTTTGAGTTTATCAACCAAGATAGTTTGGTGATATCAAACGCAGATTATTTGGGCAAGGTTTATGTAGTAGAGTTCTTTTTTACCACCTGCCCCACCATATGTCCTATTATGACCGATAATCTAATAAGTATTCAAGACGAATTCAAGGATTCCGATGCGTTCGGAGTAGCTTCATTTACCATTAATCCAAGATACGATACGCCAAAGGTGTTAAAAGAGTATGCCGAAAAGTATGGGATTACAGATTTGGATTGGCATTTGCTTACCGGGGATAGAGAGGCTGTATATAATTTAGCAAATAATGGCTTTTATTTGGGCGCCGAAGAAAATGATAAAGTTGCCGGCGGGTTTGAGCATTCGGGAATGTTCGCTTTGGTTGATAAACAAGGTTATATACGTTCACGCAAAGACAAGTTTGGTAACCCCATAATTTATTATCGGGGAATGGTCGCTGAGGAAAAAGGGGTAAACAAGGACGGTGAGAAAGAACAGATATCCATTTTAAAGCAGGATATCAAAAAATTATTGGAGGAATAA